From Acidobacteriota bacterium, a single genomic window includes:
- a CDS encoding glycoside hydrolase — translation MSSRPTYLMLLWHMHQPFYKDLAEGVYTMPWVRLHALKDYYGMVAMLREFPEFHATFNLVPSLISQLQEYARDEVHEQAFNIAFKPVDQLSSSEREELVEVSFQMNLKNLVNRFPRLRELYDKAHGGNPGDIGRFWAVRDFIDLQVLSQLAWFDEIYLSSDETVRSLVKKGKGFTEADKQTVRKKEIEIFNVTLEEYRAASERGQIELSTSPFYHPILPLICDTNVATESHPGVRLPQRVFQHPEDAAAQLKAAVNLHENVFGRRPAGLWPSEGSVSDEVLGLAAREGFNWTATDEGVLSQSLPTNFSRRHDGSLEGACELYRPYRFSAGNQTISVFFRDHYLSDLIGFAYANMPPEAAAHDLHQRIHAAARCAGDGPRVISIILDGENAWEFFPRNGREFLKCFYKKVVDDPDLKAVTASEALELCEAQTIQHVVPGSWINANFDVWIGAEEDNRAWNLLAEAREFFGEHQARSSVNDSNRERAQHELWVSEGSDWCWWYGPEHSSGHDEEFDHLYRTHLSNIYRLLGESPPDSLAVPIKGTEPRAVNYLPTGTIKPSIDGMETNYFEWIGAGIYLPNTTSGSMHGAHNCLESLYYGCSRDALFLRLDFKAAFRQEYASFEIRITIDGDCNARLHVSVCDGMVANIEFWKGSESLKIPEGTGDNVKASFLQIFEAQLTNSILGISPGKQVRIQISLWADDLPLQIMPQEGWLTLHLSEEFQDW, via the coding sequence ATGTCTAGTCGGCCAACTTACCTCATGTTGCTGTGGCACATGCACCAGCCCTTCTATAAGGATCTGGCAGAAGGCGTCTACACGATGCCGTGGGTCCGGCTCCACGCGCTGAAGGACTATTACGGAATGGTCGCTATGCTCCGGGAATTCCCCGAGTTCCACGCAACGTTCAACCTTGTCCCGTCTCTGATTTCCCAACTTCAAGAGTATGCCCGAGATGAGGTACACGAGCAAGCCTTCAACATCGCATTTAAACCTGTGGACCAACTGTCCTCTTCAGAACGTGAAGAGCTGGTTGAAGTCTCGTTTCAGATGAACCTCAAGAACCTTGTGAATCGCTTCCCGCGCCTGCGCGAGCTTTACGACAAAGCGCACGGCGGCAATCCAGGCGACATTGGCCGATTTTGGGCTGTGCGTGATTTTATCGACCTTCAGGTTTTGTCGCAGCTTGCCTGGTTTGACGAAATTTACCTTTCTTCGGATGAAACGGTTCGAAGTCTTGTAAAAAAGGGGAAGGGATTTACAGAAGCGGACAAACAAACAGTGCGCAAGAAAGAAATCGAGATATTTAATGTAACACTTGAAGAATATCGTGCCGCCTCCGAACGCGGCCAGATTGAACTCTCCACATCCCCCTTCTATCATCCCATCCTGCCTCTGATTTGTGACACGAATGTGGCCACGGAGTCCCACCCCGGAGTGCGCTTGCCGCAGAGGGTCTTCCAACATCCGGAAGATGCGGCAGCGCAATTAAAGGCCGCCGTCAATCTGCATGAGAATGTTTTCGGTCGTCGGCCTGCGGGGCTGTGGCCGAGCGAAGGAAGTGTTTCTGACGAAGTGTTGGGGCTCGCCGCGCGGGAGGGCTTTAATTGGACTGCGACGGACGAGGGCGTGCTGAGTCAATCACTTCCAACAAACTTTAGCCGTCGCCATGACGGGTCGCTTGAAGGGGCATGCGAGCTTTATCGGCCTTACAGGTTTAGTGCGGGAAACCAGACAATCTCCGTTTTTTTCAGAGACCACTACCTTTCAGACCTGATTGGATTTGCCTACGCCAACATGCCGCCCGAGGCTGCGGCTCATGATCTTCACCAGCGAATCCACGCTGCCGCGCGTTGCGCTGGGGACGGCCCCAGGGTGATCTCCATTATTCTCGACGGTGAAAACGCCTGGGAATTTTTCCCTCGCAACGGCCGTGAATTTCTGAAGTGTTTTTATAAGAAAGTTGTGGATGATCCTGATCTGAAAGCGGTTACGGCAAGTGAGGCCCTGGAACTATGTGAAGCGCAAACAATCCAGCACGTTGTGCCTGGCTCCTGGATCAACGCAAATTTTGACGTGTGGATTGGGGCTGAAGAAGACAATCGCGCCTGGAATCTCTTGGCTGAAGCTCGCGAATTTTTCGGCGAACACCAAGCCCGAAGCAGTGTCAACGACTCAAACCGCGAGCGTGCGCAGCACGAGCTCTGGGTCAGTGAAGGGAGCGACTGGTGCTGGTGGTATGGTCCTGAACATTCAAGTGGCCACGATGAGGAATTTGATCATCTTTACCGCACACACCTGAGCAACATCTACCGCCTGCTGGGCGAGTCGCCGCCAGACAGTCTGGCGGTTCCAATCAAAGGGACTGAACCCCGGGCGGTAAACTACCTACCAACGGGAACCATTAAGCCCTCGATTGACGGGATGGAGACAAACTACTTTGAATGGATTGGTGCGGGAATCTATCTTCCCAACACCACTTCAGGCTCGATGCATGGAGCGCACAATTGTCTTGAATCCCTTTACTACGGCTGCAGCCGCGATGCCCTCTTTCTTCGCCTGGACTTCAAGGCGGCTTTCAGACAGGAATATGCCTCCTTCGAGATCCGGATCACCATCGATGGAGACTGTAATGCGCGGCTCCACGTATCGGTTTGTGATGGGATGGTTGCCAACATCGAGTTCTGGAAAGGCAGTGAGTCACTAAAGATCCCAGAGGGAACCGGAGATAACGTGAAAGCCAGTTTTTTACAGATATTCGAAGCCCAATTGACCAATAGCATCCTGGGAATCAGCCCGGGGAAGCAGGTTCGGATTCAGATTTCACTCTGGGCCGACGACCTTCCGCTCCAGATCATGCCGCAGGAAGGCTGGCTGACATTGCATCTTTCCGAAGAATTTCAGGATTGGTAG
- a CDS encoding glycine--tRNA ligase subunit alpha, protein MAESRPAVRSKDEGLTFQDMVSRLTAFWARQGAVVALPYDLEVGAGTMCPETFFRVLGPKPWSVAYVQPSRRPADGRYGENPNRLIKHTQLQVILKPPPEDVQDIYLRSLRDIGIDFHNHDIRFEEDNWEAPTLSAWGIGWQVMLDGLEITQFTYFQQSGGVDLDPISVELTYGLERIAAFLQNVNDVYEVKWNNSVKYGDLRHREEFELSLYDFESASPESTRKLFEIYEAEAARLLKDYFATGQAHRPARFPLLKVYEFCLKCSHLFNILDARGAISVTERVALIARIRKIATEVAQVYLEQSAAAAEGKSA, encoded by the coding sequence ATGGCGGAAAGCCGACCGGCAGTAAGATCAAAAGATGAAGGCCTTACCTTCCAGGATATGGTAAGCCGGCTCACTGCTTTCTGGGCAAGGCAGGGGGCCGTAGTGGCCCTTCCCTATGATTTGGAGGTTGGGGCGGGGACGATGTGTCCGGAAACTTTTTTTCGGGTTCTCGGTCCGAAGCCCTGGAGTGTGGCATACGTTCAGCCTTCCAGGCGACCCGCGGACGGACGTTATGGAGAAAACCCAAATCGCCTGATCAAGCACACGCAATTGCAGGTAATTCTTAAACCACCACCTGAAGATGTGCAGGATATCTATCTGCGAAGTCTGCGAGATATCGGAATTGACTTCCACAATCACGACATCCGGTTCGAGGAAGATAACTGGGAGGCTCCGACTTTGAGTGCCTGGGGAATCGGATGGCAGGTCATGCTTGATGGTCTTGAAATCACTCAGTTCACTTATTTCCAGCAGTCGGGTGGGGTGGACCTTGACCCCATCTCGGTTGAGCTGACCTACGGCTTGGAGCGGATCGCGGCCTTTCTCCAGAATGTTAATGATGTATATGAAGTTAAGTGGAATAACTCTGTGAAATATGGTGATCTTAGGCATCGTGAGGAATTCGAGCTTTCCTTGTACGACTTTGAGTCGGCCTCACCCGAATCGACGCGAAAACTTTTTGAGATCTACGAGGCTGAAGCAGCACGGCTTTTGAAGGATTACTTTGCCACGGGCCAGGCCCACCGGCCTGCTCGATTTCCACTTCTAAAGGTATATGAGTTCTGTCTGAAGTGTTCCCACTTGTTCAATATCCTTGATGCCCGAGGAGCCATTAGCGTGACGGAACGTGTGGCGCTGATTGCGCGCATTCGGAAGATCGCCACCGAAGTAGCGCAGGTTTACCTTGAACAATCCGCAGCGGCAGCAGAGGGTAAATCAGCATGA
- the lptG gene encoding LPS export ABC transporter permease LptG yields MRILTRYIFKEIFGHCLLGLVVFTFVLYVRPLSQILELVARRNLSVAQDAYLFLLLLPRILVITIPMAVLLGTLIGLSRMSADSETIAIRAAGISKSQVLRPVLMFALCGWVMTSWMSLFLAPAAARTLERSESGLAATQASYDIQPRVFIEQFPHLLLYLKDISSSNTRWRGVFIVDRSQSNEPKVTLAESGRLVQDDASGQTMLYLENGATHEFDSQRRQQYTVTSFANWEVPISGLGANAEQRLTPAMLSPAALIAGLRTPEGRQAAMVEINYRLALPVACLVLAIVGVPIGLISRKGGKAFGLMLSILLVFIYYVLMASGLNLAKEGRLNPLTGLWMANVVFAISGLIMLRQTNRVRTGVDSLHAGLEKISRALEHFHEGTSEREGQQSELKRGRFGGRAFQILDLYVFRSWLFYLGILLVTFTGIYMIFDFFQLLGDIVRHQVSPELVVEYYWYLAPQIIYLMLPLSILVATLVSLGLLSKANEVTAIKSAGISLYRISVPILVGAGLLSGGMFLLGNNYLPETNQQQDSLRNQIKGKPAQTMYRPDRQWISGNADKIYNYRFFDADLNVFASLSVFEIDPNSFRLKRRIYAERAFWEPQIHRWVLENGWTRDFSEGSVTDYQPFSVRTFNEMGEAPSYFKKEVKPSEQMSVLELRQYIQSLKQSGFDVVRLSVALYRKFSYPLIAFVVTLIAIPFAFSTGSRGALAGIAISIGVAIVYWSVSSLFEAMGNLSQLPPAVAAWSPDILFSLAGIYLLTRIKT; encoded by the coding sequence ATGAGAATACTGACCCGGTACATTTTCAAGGAAATATTTGGACACTGCCTTCTCGGGCTGGTCGTCTTTACGTTTGTTCTCTACGTGCGGCCTCTCAGTCAGATTCTCGAACTGGTGGCAAGGCGGAACCTTTCAGTCGCGCAGGATGCCTATCTTTTCCTGCTGTTGCTTCCAAGGATTCTTGTCATCACAATACCGATGGCGGTCCTGCTGGGCACGCTGATCGGCCTCAGCCGGATGTCGGCCGATAGTGAAACCATTGCCATCCGTGCAGCCGGGATCAGCAAGAGTCAGGTTTTGCGGCCTGTCCTGATGTTTGCACTCTGCGGATGGGTGATGACTTCATGGATGAGCCTATTCCTCGCGCCAGCGGCCGCGCGTACACTGGAGCGATCTGAGTCGGGCCTGGCCGCCACTCAAGCCAGCTATGATATCCAGCCCCGTGTTTTCATCGAGCAATTTCCCCACCTCCTTTTGTATTTGAAGGATATCTCGAGTTCGAATACGCGGTGGCGCGGGGTCTTTATCGTAGACCGCAGCCAGAGCAATGAACCAAAAGTTACACTGGCGGAGTCGGGCCGCCTTGTACAGGACGATGCTTCCGGCCAGACCATGCTCTATCTCGAAAACGGAGCGACACATGAATTTGACTCACAGCGCCGACAACAATATACCGTTACGTCTTTTGCTAACTGGGAAGTTCCCATCTCCGGCCTCGGCGCAAACGCCGAACAACGCCTGACGCCCGCCATGCTTTCGCCGGCGGCGCTCATAGCCGGCCTGCGCACACCTGAAGGACGCCAGGCGGCGATGGTGGAAATCAACTACAGACTGGCGCTCCCGGTTGCGTGCCTGGTGCTGGCGATCGTTGGGGTCCCTATTGGACTGATCTCACGCAAAGGCGGCAAAGCCTTTGGCCTGATGCTCAGCATCCTGCTGGTGTTTATTTACTACGTGCTTATGGCCTCCGGGCTGAACCTGGCGAAAGAGGGGCGATTAAACCCGCTAACCGGGTTGTGGATGGCTAACGTCGTTTTTGCGATCTCCGGGCTCATCATGCTGCGTCAGACCAACAGAGTGCGCACTGGCGTCGATTCTCTCCACGCCGGCCTTGAGAAAATCAGCCGTGCGCTTGAGCATTTCCACGAGGGGACCAGCGAGCGAGAGGGCCAGCAAAGCGAATTGAAGCGCGGCAGGTTTGGAGGACGGGCCTTCCAGATTCTCGACCTTTACGTTTTTCGGAGCTGGCTGTTCTATCTGGGAATATTGCTGGTTACATTTACCGGCATTTACATGATTTTTGACTTTTTCCAGTTGCTGGGCGATATCGTCCGCCATCAGGTTTCACCGGAACTGGTCGTTGAATATTACTGGTATCTGGCGCCACAGATCATCTACCTCATGCTGCCCTTGAGCATTCTGGTCGCGACACTCGTCAGCCTTGGCTTGCTTAGCAAAGCCAACGAGGTCACGGCAATCAAGTCTGCCGGCATCAGCCTTTATCGCATCTCCGTGCCCATCCTCGTGGGCGCCGGACTTCTTAGCGGCGGCATGTTCCTGCTTGGCAACAACTATTTGCCTGAAACGAACCAGCAGCAGGACTCCCTTCGGAACCAGATCAAGGGCAAGCCCGCCCAGACAATGTACCGTCCAGACCGCCAGTGGATTTCAGGCAATGCAGACAAGATATACAACTACCGATTTTTTGACGCTGACCTGAACGTTTTTGCAAGCCTCTCAGTTTTTGAAATTGACCCGAATTCATTTCGCCTGAAGCGCCGCATCTATGCTGAAAGAGCATTCTGGGAACCCCAAATTCATCGCTGGGTTCTTGAGAACGGCTGGACACGAGACTTTTCGGAAGGGAGTGTCACTGATTACCAGCCCTTTTCGGTCCGTACCTTCAACGAAATGGGCGAGGCTCCCTCCTATTTTAAGAAGGAGGTCAAACCATCCGAGCAGATGAGCGTACTGGAATTGCGACAGTATATCCAGAGCCTCAAGCAGAGCGGGTTTGATGTGGTACGCCTCTCCGTTGCTCTCTATCGGAAATTCTCCTACCCGCTCATCGCATTTGTCGTAACACTGATTGCAATTCCTTTTGCGTTTTCGACCGGCAGCCGCGGCGCACTCGCCGGGATCGCGATCAGCATCGGCGTCGCCATCGTCTACTGGTCTGTTTCAAGCCTGTTCGAGGCGATGGGCAACCTTAGCCAGTTGCCACCCGCAGTAGCAGCCTGGTCACCTGATATTTTGTTCAGCCTGGCCGGTATCTATCTATTGACTCGGATCAAGACTTGA
- a CDS encoding pyruvate, phosphate dikinase, protein MEKFVYFFGNGKADGQGTMKDVLGGKGAGLAEMTNAGLPVPPGFTIATSACRAYFEGGNSLPHQVTSEYAGALERLEALLKQKLGDPENPLLVSVRSGAKFSMPGMMDTILNLGMNDRVVEAIGRKTANPRFAFDSYRRFIQMFGNVVLDISKDKFEHILTAQKKKRKFTLDTQLTAEDFKEVIEGYKQVIRKAIGKDFPQDPRVQLKMAIEAVFRSWNNPRANTYRRMNKIPDSLGTGVNVQAMVFGNMGDTSGTGVGFTRNPATGENKFYGEFLMNAQGEDVVAGIRTPVPIAELQKIMPEVYGQLREITSRLEHHYKDVQDFEFTIQEGKLYMLQTRTGKRTGKAAVKIAVDLVEEGIITSNEALMRVDPDQLNQLLHPILDESKPLKVIASGLPASPGAAVGRIVFTAEDAVEKGKQHPVILVRAETVPDDIHGMEVAAGILTSRGGMTSHAAVVTRGMGKCCVAGCAAAEVDEKKKQLRIGKLTLKEGDWVSLDGSTGRVILGKANTLPPDPSSGDFATFMGWADEARRLGVRANADVPRDASVARRFGAEGIGLCRTEHMFFASDRLPHVQRMIMACKDTDDEKEAARYQKERRAALAKLLPMQRKDFIGLFKAMDGLPVTIRTLDPPLHEFLPKREELMVEIAVLETKRSKSPKLSRLKKMLTVVEGLHEFNPMLGLRGCRLGIMYPEITEMQARAIFEAAAESKKRGIDAKPEIMIPLVGDVRELALQKEIVNRVAEEVFTRKGIRVEYLVGTMIELPAAALSAGEIAGEAEFFSFGTNDLTQTTFGLSRDDCGKIIAAYVKQKIWPADPFAVLDPKRVGRLLKIGTAEGRKTRTNLKVGICGEHGGDPSSIQVCAEAGLNYVSCSPYRVPIARLAAAQSALRAAEKETAAAEAYTTA, encoded by the coding sequence ATGGAAAAATTTGTCTACTTTTTTGGCAACGGCAAGGCCGACGGCCAGGGAACCATGAAGGATGTTCTGGGCGGAAAGGGAGCAGGGCTGGCGGAGATGACCAACGCCGGGCTGCCCGTTCCTCCCGGCTTTACAATTGCGACATCAGCGTGCCGCGCCTACTTTGAAGGCGGAAACAGCCTTCCTCATCAGGTAACTTCAGAATACGCGGGGGCGCTTGAGAGGCTCGAAGCCCTTCTCAAGCAGAAGCTTGGCGACCCCGAAAACCCACTTCTTGTTTCCGTCCGCTCCGGCGCAAAATTCTCGATGCCCGGCATGATGGATACCATTCTGAATCTCGGGATGAACGATCGCGTGGTTGAAGCAATAGGGCGCAAGACTGCAAATCCACGATTTGCTTTTGACAGCTATCGCCGCTTTATCCAAATGTTTGGCAACGTCGTACTCGATATTTCCAAGGACAAGTTTGAGCATATCCTTACCGCCCAGAAGAAGAAACGCAAGTTCACTCTGGACACTCAGCTTACGGCCGAGGATTTCAAAGAGGTGATTGAGGGCTACAAGCAGGTCATCCGGAAGGCGATCGGCAAAGATTTTCCCCAGGATCCGCGAGTACAACTCAAGATGGCCATCGAGGCGGTGTTCCGATCCTGGAACAATCCGCGCGCCAATACCTATCGCCGGATGAATAAAATTCCTGACAGTCTGGGGACGGGAGTGAATGTCCAGGCCATGGTGTTCGGAAACATGGGTGATACCTCTGGGACGGGTGTAGGCTTTACTCGCAACCCGGCTACCGGCGAAAACAAGTTTTATGGCGAATTCCTCATGAACGCCCAGGGCGAGGACGTGGTGGCTGGTATCAGAACACCCGTGCCGATTGCCGAGCTGCAGAAGATCATGCCCGAGGTCTACGGCCAGTTGCGCGAGATCACCTCACGATTGGAACACCATTACAAGGATGTGCAGGACTTCGAGTTTACGATTCAGGAAGGCAAGCTTTACATGCTCCAGACGCGCACCGGCAAGCGAACGGGCAAGGCGGCAGTAAAGATTGCCGTTGACCTGGTGGAAGAGGGAATCATTACATCCAATGAGGCGCTGATGCGCGTCGACCCTGACCAGCTAAATCAACTGCTGCATCCAATACTCGATGAATCCAAGCCCCTGAAAGTGATCGCAAGCGGATTGCCAGCTTCTCCGGGAGCAGCCGTCGGACGCATTGTCTTTACAGCGGAAGACGCCGTGGAAAAGGGGAAGCAACACCCGGTAATTCTTGTTCGGGCAGAGACGGTCCCTGATGACATCCACGGCATGGAAGTCGCCGCCGGCATTCTGACCTCACGCGGAGGCATGACTTCGCATGCGGCGGTGGTTACAAGGGGCATGGGCAAGTGTTGCGTGGCCGGCTGCGCGGCTGCCGAAGTGGACGAGAAAAAAAAGCAGTTGCGCATCGGGAAACTGACCCTCAAGGAAGGCGACTGGGTTTCTCTCGACGGCTCGACGGGGCGAGTGATCCTTGGCAAAGCAAACACACTGCCTCCTGACCCATCAAGCGGCGACTTCGCCACATTTATGGGCTGGGCCGATGAAGCTCGCCGGCTGGGTGTTCGGGCGAACGCGGACGTTCCTCGTGATGCGTCAGTGGCCCGCCGATTTGGCGCCGAGGGTATCGGGCTCTGCCGGACAGAACACATGTTTTTTGCCAGCGACCGCCTGCCGCACGTTCAGCGGATGATCATGGCCTGCAAGGATACGGATGACGAAAAAGAAGCGGCACGTTACCAGAAGGAGCGTCGAGCTGCCCTTGCCAAACTACTTCCCATGCAAAGGAAAGATTTCATCGGACTCTTCAAGGCGATGGACGGCCTGCCGGTTACCATCCGGACACTGGATCCTCCTTTGCATGAATTCCTGCCCAAGCGCGAAGAATTGATGGTGGAGATTGCAGTTCTCGAAACAAAAAGGAGTAAGAGCCCTAAGCTTAGCAGGCTCAAGAAGATGTTGACCGTAGTTGAAGGATTACATGAATTCAATCCCATGCTGGGGCTACGCGGGTGCCGCCTTGGTATCATGTATCCCGAGATTACCGAAATGCAGGCGCGGGCCATTTTTGAGGCGGCAGCCGAAAGCAAAAAGCGCGGCATCGATGCCAAACCGGAAATTATGATCCCTCTGGTTGGCGATGTACGGGAGCTGGCGCTGCAAAAAGAAATTGTCAACCGCGTTGCCGAAGAGGTTTTCACCCGGAAGGGAATTCGAGTGGAATACCTTGTGGGAACCATGATTGAACTTCCCGCTGCGGCGCTCTCTGCCGGTGAAATTGCCGGCGAAGCGGAGTTCTTCAGCTTTGGGACCAATGACCTGACGCAAACCACGTTCGGCCTTTCCCGCGACGATTGCGGAAAGATCATCGCCGCCTATGTGAAGCAAAAGATCTGGCCGGCGGATCCCTTCGCTGTGCTGGACCCGAAGCGTGTCGGGCGGTTGCTGAAGATCGGCACGGCCGAAGGTCGGAAGACGCGGACAAATCTTAAGGTGGGGATCTGCGGCGAACACGGCGGGGATCCGTCATCGATTCAGGTCTGCGCTGAAGCTGGATTGAATTATGTGAGCTGCTCTCCATATCGTGTGCCAATCGCCCGCCTCGCCGCCGCGCAGTCGGCTTTGCGAGCAGCAGAGAAGGAAACTGCTGCTGCAGAGGCATACACCACCGCATAA
- the recO gene encoding DNA repair protein RecO, with the protein MPLIETEAIVLRTHRLGEADKIASLLTRQLGRIRVVAKGALSRRGRYGAALEPLTYIRVWVYDRENRDLQRVGSAEIVESFFEMQRDYRIQLAAQYLAEVTERFLPDREVNERVFRLLLVVLRAFKRFGEVSRPLLFFDYWLLRLGGFLPDLSGCMACQRPFAGEDGFYDPIAVALVCAQCRSSTATERISVDALGLIPSFRAARIEQWIENEAAPPGTRELRRLLEQIIEAHLEKKLTTRAMLADEI; encoded by the coding sequence ATGCCCCTTATCGAAACAGAGGCTATCGTTCTTAGGACCCACCGGTTAGGGGAAGCTGACAAGATTGCATCACTGCTGACTCGGCAATTGGGCCGCATACGTGTTGTGGCAAAGGGCGCTTTAAGCCGCAGAGGCCGGTACGGGGCCGCGCTTGAGCCCCTCACTTATATTCGAGTCTGGGTCTATGACCGGGAGAACCGGGACCTCCAGCGAGTGGGTTCGGCTGAGATTGTGGAATCCTTCTTTGAGATGCAGAGGGACTATCGCATTCAGCTTGCGGCGCAATACCTGGCTGAAGTGACGGAGCGTTTCCTTCCGGACAGGGAAGTCAACGAGCGAGTCTTCCGGCTGCTGCTGGTCGTCTTGAGGGCCTTTAAGCGCTTCGGCGAAGTCAGCCGGCCGCTCCTGTTTTTTGACTACTGGCTGCTGCGCCTGGGAGGATTTCTCCCCGACCTCAGCGGATGCATGGCGTGCCAGAGGCCGTTTGCGGGCGAAGACGGTTTCTATGATCCGATTGCCGTGGCCCTCGTGTGCGCGCAATGTCGAAGCAGCACGGCAACTGAGAGAATCTCAGTGGATGCGCTGGGACTGATTCCATCGTTTCGTGCCGCTCGGATTGAGCAGTGGATCGAAAACGAGGCAGCCCCGCCTGGCACGCGTGAACTTCGGCGGCTGCTGGAGCAGATCATTGAAGCACATCTTGAAAAGAAGCTGACTACGCGAGCAATGCTGGCAGATGAAATCTAG
- a CDS encoding glycine--tRNA ligase subunit beta yields the protein MKVEQKQRTEPLLIEVGVEEIPARFLAEAERDLGERLTTALQNLRLLLPDALPVSTYSTPRRLVARAPQLLMRQPDEMEEIIGPPVKVAFDPEGKPTRAADSFAKRNSTRVSQLLKIETAKGVYVGLRRRVRGRSAREELSKVLPEVILGISFPKSMYWTSKAGPRFIRPIRWLVAILAEGERSRVISFEIAGVASGKSTYGHRVSGSKAISIRSFEEYAARLREHKVEIDHGKRSEIIRSGIKVILEGNGLNAFPDEDLHEWVINSTEWPHAILGRFDRRFLHLPREILVTVMRDHQKYFAVEDMAGNLQPDFVTVMNLGQDTAGLIREGHERVLTARFADAEFFWESDLRVSLESRQQMLEKVTYQAKMGSYAAKVDRMAAIAGKICSNLESQGVLDAAGSSYVLRAIRLCKCDLTTQMVREFTELQGIVGGLYAREQSEAQHVADAIYDHYKPANVGDECPRNAVGSVVALADKLDSVVAGFSVGLEPTGSSDPFGLRRAGNGAIKIAIESLPTLDLAQVTTKAIEIAETSLSGTKEANLGQRVESFLRERMEFYFRDVAGVRYDTVRAVLSPTVLAGSGIPSAALARAKALEQVRDTDDFLALAAAAKRTRNILTKSAGLNLKGQDAPLNRDLLGDGPEKELYVAYQGLLNDLETLDKSGEFGAAFRAMARIRPQVDRFFDKVLVMAEDAAVRENRLRLLAQLNRDVFASLAELSEIAVEARGS from the coding sequence ATGAAAGTCGAGCAAAAACAGCGTACGGAACCACTACTGATTGAAGTGGGAGTTGAGGAAATCCCTGCGCGCTTTCTTGCCGAGGCAGAGCGAGATTTGGGCGAGCGGCTGACTACTGCCTTGCAAAACCTTCGGCTGCTGCTCCCTGATGCGCTACCTGTCAGCACGTACTCAACCCCGCGACGGCTTGTTGCGCGGGCACCGCAGCTCCTGATGCGGCAACCGGACGAAATGGAAGAGATCATTGGGCCACCTGTCAAAGTTGCTTTTGATCCGGAAGGGAAGCCCACTCGGGCTGCCGATAGCTTTGCGAAGAGAAACTCAACCAGAGTAAGCCAACTGCTCAAAATTGAAACAGCCAAAGGGGTCTACGTCGGCCTTCGCCGGCGTGTCCGAGGGCGTTCTGCCCGTGAGGAACTGTCTAAGGTGTTGCCTGAAGTAATCCTGGGCATTAGCTTCCCCAAGAGCATGTATTGGACCTCAAAGGCTGGACCGAGGTTCATTCGTCCCATTCGCTGGCTTGTGGCTATTCTGGCGGAAGGCGAGAGATCAAGAGTTATCTCTTTTGAGATTGCCGGTGTTGCGTCGGGGAAATCAACCTACGGCCACCGCGTTTCTGGGTCCAAGGCTATCTCCATCAGAAGTTTTGAGGAGTATGCGGCCAGGCTGCGTGAGCACAAGGTTGAAATTGATCACGGGAAACGATCGGAAATTATTCGTTCTGGAATTAAAGTAATACTTGAAGGAAATGGTTTGAACGCGTTCCCGGATGAAGATCTGCACGAGTGGGTGATCAATTCAACTGAATGGCCCCACGCTATATTGGGACGGTTCGACCGGAGATTCCTTCACCTGCCGCGCGAGATTCTGGTGACCGTTATGCGGGACCATCAGAAATATTTTGCTGTGGAGGACATGGCAGGGAACCTCCAGCCGGACTTCGTGACAGTTATGAATCTTGGGCAGGATACCGCCGGCCTGATTCGCGAAGGGCACGAACGTGTGCTGACGGCGCGGTTTGCCGACGCCGAGTTCTTCTGGGAATCTGACCTTCGCGTTTCGCTAGAGTCACGCCAACAGATGCTGGAAAAGGTAACCTATCAGGCCAAGATGGGAAGCTATGCCGCGAAGGTTGACCGGATGGCTGCGATTGCTGGCAAAATCTGCTCAAATCTCGAATCGCAGGGCGTTCTGGACGCTGCCGGCAGCAGTTATGTATTAAGAGCCATCCGGCTCTGCAAGTGCGACCTGACCACACAGATGGTGCGTGAGTTCACTGAGCTACAGGGTATCGTTGGCGGGCTCTATGCACGCGAGCAGAGCGAAGCACAGCATGTCGCAGACGCTATCTACGACCATTACAAACCAGCAAACGTCGGAGATGAGTGCCCTCGGAACGCGGTGGGCTCGGTCGTAGCCCTTGCAGACAAACTTGACAGCGTGGTAGCCGGCTTTAGTGTGGGCCTTGAGCCAACCGGCTCGAGCGACCCGTTCGGATTGCGGCGGGCGGGGAACGGGGCTATCAAGATCGCCATCGAGTCCCTTCCCACGCTTGATCTGGCCCAGGTCACGACAAAGGCTATTGAAATCGCCGAGACGAGCCTTTCTGGAACGAAGGAAGCAAACCTTGGGCAACGTGTTGAGAGTTTTCTGCGCGAGCGCATGGAGTTTTATTTTCGAGATGTAGCTGGCGTTAGGTATGACACGGTTCGTGCAGTTCTGAGCCCTACGGTCCTTGCGGGCTCCGGCATCCCTTCCGCTGCGCTCGCCCGTGCGAAGGCGCTTGAGCAGGTTCGCGACACGGACGATTTCCTGGCGCTGGCCGCTGCCGCCAAGCGTACTCGAAACATCCTGACCAAGTCCGCCGGTCTAAACCTCAAGGGTCAGGACGCGCCTCTGAATAGGGATCTGCTGGGTGATGGTCCAGAGAAGGAACTTTATGTGGCTTACCAGGGCCTCTTGAATGACCTCGAGACACTGGATAAGTCCGGTGAGTTTGGGGCGGCATTCCGCGCCATGGCCCGCATCAGGCCTCAAGTGGATCGGTTTTTCGACAAGGTCCTCGTGATGGCCGAGGACGCTGCAGTGAGAGAAAATCGACTTCGCCTCCTGGCTCAATTGAACCGGGACGTCTTTGCCAGTTTGGCGGAACTTTCGGAGATTGCAGTTGAAGCCCGCGGGTCCTAG